The Cyprinus carpio isolate SPL01 chromosome A19, ASM1834038v1, whole genome shotgun sequence genome has a segment encoding these proteins:
- the LOC109085006 gene encoding LOW QUALITY PROTEIN: potassium voltage-gated channel subfamily G member 2-like (The sequence of the model RefSeq protein was modified relative to this genomic sequence to represent the inferred CDS: deleted 1 base in 1 codon; substituted 1 base at 1 genomic stop codon): MYQEVAFLAGSTDHQFTSFHFNPLENPHEISSKKGVFYKRAQLQCKPGVQEVEVHRNRGAGADEGALVDRTAIINVGGIRYRIPWSTLEEFPLTRLGVFGSLEDDEXLVDLCDDYDAHCNEFFFDRSPSAFRSIVTFLAAGKLRLLREMCALSFQEELLYWGVEEASLEWCCLRKLRLRQEEQRERLRLEEEEAELTAPQSCEEAPGVGSPEEGRLDSCMHSLRDMVENPHSGIPGKIFACLSVVFVAITAVTLCVSTMPDLREEEERGECSQRCYNIFVLETVCVGWFSLEFLLRFIQTQSKCMFLRTPLNIIDVVAILPYYITLIVDSLSVSDRPAGSGNNYLEKVGLVLRVLRALRIFYVMRLARHSLGLQTLGLTVRRCTREFGLLLLFLCVAMALFSPLVFLAESEMGAKQEFTSIPGSYWWAVISMTTVGYGDMVPRSIPGQVVALSSILSGILLMAFPVTSIFHTFSRSYLELKEEQYRATRHKPDSQDSTKSQNSEDSQDTDISIHGITESTAVSVHHRRSVAVTSQGAPQVRRSLKS; encoded by the exons ATGTACCAAGAGGTGGCTTTCCTAGCAGGCAGCACCGATCATCAGTTTACCTCCTTCCACTTTAACCCTTTGGAGAACCCGCATGAAATCAGCAGCAAAAAGGGTGTGTTTTACAAACGTGCACAACTGCAGTGTAAGCCCGGCGTACAGGAGGTCGAGGTGCACCGGAATCGAGGAGCTGGAGCAGACGAGGGTGCTTTAGTTGACCGCACTGCCATCATCAACGTGGGCGGCATCCGTTATCGCATACCATGGTCCACTCTTGAGGAGTTCCCACTGACGCGTTTGGGGGTTTTTGGGAGTTTGGAGGAT GATGAGTGATTAGTAGACTTGTGTGATGACTATGATGCGCACTGCAACGAGTTCTTCTTCGACCGAAGCCCCAGCGCCTTCCGCTCCATCGTCACGTTCCTGGCGGCCGGGAAGCTTCGCCTGTTGCGGGAGATGTGCGCGCTCTCCTTTCAGGAGGAACTGTTGTATTGGGGTGTGGAGGAGGCCAGTCTGGAGTGGTGCTGCTTGAGAAAGCTCCGTCTTCGGCAGGAGGAGCAGCGAGAGAGACTCcggctggaggaggaggaggctgaGCTGACCGCGCCCCAGTCCTGTGAGGAGGCGCCGGGCGTCGGGAGCCCAGAGGAGGGGCGTCTGGACAGTTGCATGCACAGCCTCAGAGACATGGTGGAGAACCCTCACTCCGGGATTCCTGGGAAGATCTTCGCCTGCCTCTCGGTGGTCTTTGTGGCCATTACGGCAGTTACACTGTGTGTCAGCACCATGCCTGACctgagggaggaggaggagagg GGCGAGTGCTCCCAGAGGTGCTACAACATCTTTGTGCTGGAAACAGTGTGTGTGGGCTGGTTCTCCCTGGAGTTCCTCCTCCGTTTCATCCAGACGCAGAGCAAGTGCATGTTCTTGCGCACACCCCTCAACATCATCGACGTGGTGGCCATCCTGCCCTATTACATCACTTTGATAGTGGACTCACTGTCCGTGAGCGACCGTCCCGCCGGCTCAGGAAACAACTATCTGGAGAAGGTGGGATTAGTCCTGCGAGTTCTTCGAGCATTGCGGATCTTCTACGTGATGCGTTTAGCACGTCACTCGTTGGGGCTGCAGACGCTTGGCTTGACTGTACGTCGCTGCACTCGAGAGTTCGGACTGCTCTTGCTGTTCCTCTGTGTGGCCATGGCACTGTTCTCTCCGCTGGTATTTCTGGCGGAGAGCGAGATGGGCGCTAAGCAGGAGTTCACCAGCATCCCCGGGAGCTACTGGTGGGCCGTCATTTCAATGACGACGGTTGGTTATGGTGACATGGTTCCACGCAGCATTCCAGGCCAGGTGGTGGCGCTCAGCAGCATCCTGAGTGGAATCCTGCTCATGGCATTCCCAGTCACATCCATATTTCACACTTTTTCACGGTCCTACCTAGAACTTAAAGAGGAACAGTATCGGGCCACACGGCACAAGCCCGATTCACAAGACAGCACCAAGTCCCAAAACAGTGAGGATTCACAGGACACTGACATTTCCATACATGGAATCACAGAGAGCACCGCAGTCAGTGTGCATCACCGCAGATCTGTGGCTGTGACAAGTCAAGGAGCTCCACAGGTCAGGAGATCACTAAAGTCATAA